A genome region from Anastrepha obliqua isolate idAnaObli1 chromosome 4, idAnaObli1_1.0, whole genome shotgun sequence includes the following:
- the LOC129245420 gene encoding ribosome biogenesis protein BOP1 homolog, whose protein sequence is MAKKQIKRKAPDVIEQKKLKDVEPESVIEDDEDLQENLLQKISNENLDSTDDEGVNGSYKSDDSDELEFESDEEGNYASKWDAEVASENSDLEEANEEEDEINESDIEDISEEDDDEESFESDEDSDKEHLKVGKAKVLSKKNKPDRGTEKKSLEPSTSKTAKKLLEVQNGKANQALSNFHAEIKGPVVASGAQEKKAEYEDSDTSDEEDIRNTIGNIPMQWYDEYKHIGYDWDAKKIIKAPKGDQIDDFLRKIEDPDFWRSVKDPQTGQEVVLTDADIELIKRINSSRVPNPEHNEYEPWIEWFTSEVERMPIKNVPDHKRSFLPSSSERKKVSRMVHALKMGWMKTTEEVEREKKAARGPKFYMLWETDTGREQMRRIHDPVSAPKRDLPGHAESYNPPPEYLFDEKEEKEWLKLKDEPHKRKLHFMPQKYKSLREVPAYPRYVRERFMRCLDLYLCPRARRTKLNIDAEYLIPKLPSPKDLQPFPTVESLVYRGHTDLVRTISVEPKGEYVVSGSDDKTVKIWEIATGRCIRTIETDDVVRCVAWCPNAKLSIIAVAAGNRLLLINPKVGDKMLVKKTDDLLAEAPQIDTMESERIKTAVQWSVAEKEEQEKGVRLVITHFKPIQQVTWHGRGDYVATVMPEGANRSALIHQLSKRRSQIPFSKSKGLIQCVLFHPIKPCLFVATQHNVRIYDLVKQELIKKLLTNSKWISGMAIHPKGDNLLVSTYDKKMLWFDLDLSTKPYQTLRLHKNAVRNVAFHLRYPLFASASDDLSVIVSHGMVYNDLLQNPLIVPVKKLQTHEPREEFGVLDVVWHPVQPWVFSSGADATIRLYT, encoded by the exons atggcaaaaaaacagATTAAAAGGAAAGCTCCCGATGTTATTGAACAAAAGAAACTTAAAGATGTTGAACCGGAATCGGTAATTGAAGATGATGAGGACTTACAAGAG AATTTGTtacagaaaatttcaaatgaaaatttggaTAGTACAGATGATGAAGGAGTGAATGGGTCTTACAAATCCGATGATAGCGATGAATTGGAATTTGAAAGTGACGAAGAAGGTAATTATGCATCTAAATGGGATGCTGAAGTTGCGTCTGAAAACAGCGACTTAGAAGAAGCAAACGAGGAGGAAGATGAAATAAACGAATCAGATATAGAAGATATATCTGAAGAAGATGATGATGAGGAGTCGTTTGAAAGCGACGAGGATTCTGATAAGGAACATTTGAAGGTAGGCAAGGCGAAGGTTTTGAGCAAGAAAAACAAACCAGATAGAGGTACTGAGAAAAAGTCCTTAGAACCTAGCACATCTAAGACTGCGAAAAAGTTACTTGAAGTGCAAAATGGAAAAGCAAACCAAGCGCTCAGTAATTTCCATGCGGAAATCAAAGGGCCGGTCGTTGCCTCTGGCGCCCAAGAAAAAAAGGCGGAATACGAGGATTCGGATACCTCTGATGAAGAGGATATACGTAACACAATTGGTAATATTCCAATGCAATGGTACGATGAATACAAACATATTGGTTATGATTGGGATGCCAAGAAAATAATCAAAGCACCTAAAGGAGATCAAATCGATGactttttgcgtaaaattgaaGATCCGGACTTCTGGCGTAGTGTAAAGGACCCACAAACTGGACAAGAAGTTGTACTTACAGATGCCGATATTGAACttatcaaacgcatcaattCTTCACGCGTTCCTAATCCAGAACATAATGAATACGAACCATGGATAGAATGGTTCACATCCGAGGTGGAACGGATGCCTATCAAAAATGTTCCCGATCACAAACGTTCTTTTCTCCCATCCTCGTCTGAACGCAAGAAGGTGTCGCGTATGGTACACGCTCTTAAAATGGGTTGGATGAAAACTACAGAGGAGGTGGAGCGTGAGAAGAAAGCCGCTCGCGGACCGAAATTCTATATGCTATGGGAAACCGACACCGGTCGAGAACAAATGCGCCGCATCCATGATCCAGTGTCGGCTCCGAAGCGTGATTTACCCGGTCATGCTGAGTCGTATAATCCACCACCAGAATATCTGTTTGATGAAAAAGAAGAGAAGGAATGGCTGAAGTTGAAGGATGAACCGCATAAGCGCAAATTACATTTCATGCCACAGAAGTATAAGTCATTACGTGAAGTGCCTGCTTATCCACGTTACGTACGTGAACGTTTCATGCGTTGCCTGGATCTGTATTTGTGCCCACGAGCGAGGCGCACAAAGTTAAATATCGATGCGGAATACTTAATACCGAAACTGCCTTCACCGAAAGATTTACAACCATTCCCAACAGTGGAAAGTTTGGTGTATCGCGGGCACACCGACCTGGTGCGTACAATCAGCGTTGAACCGAAGGGCGAATATGTTGTTTCCGGTTCGGATGACAAAACCGTCAAAA TATGGGAAATCGCTACTGGACGTTGTATACGTACAATCGAGACTGACGACGTTGTGCGTTGTGTTGCTTGGTGTCCGAATGCCAAATTGTCCATTATTGCTGTGGCTGCCGGTAATCGATTGCTTTTGATTAATCCTAAGGTCGGCGATAAAATGCTTGTAAAGAAGACAGACGATTTGTTAGCTGAAGCGCCACAAATAGATACAATGGAAAGTGAGCGCATTAAAACGGCTGTGCAATGGTCTGTTGCCGAAAAGGAGGAACAAGAAAAAGGTGTGCGCCTGGTTATTACACATTTCAAGCCCATTCAGCAAGTGACATGGCATGGACGCGGTGATTATGTCGCTACCGTTATGCCTGAAGGTGCTAATCGTTCTGCGCTCATTCACCAGCTATCGAAGCGACGCTCACAGATACCATTCTCAAAGAGTAAAGGCCTTATACAATGTGTGCTTTTCCATCCCATCAAACCATGCTTATTTGTGGCg acTCAGCATAATGTGCGAATCTATGATTTAGTTAAACAAGAACTAATaaagaaattgttgacgaacTCAAAATGGATTTCGGGCATGGCTATACATCCAAAAGGCGACAATTTACTCGTTTCTACATATGATAAGAAGATGCTTTGGTTTGATTTGGATCTGTCGACGAAACCATATCAGACACTGCGTTTGCACAAGAATGCGGTGCGCAATGTTGCTTTTCATTTGCGGTATCCACTTTTTGCTTCAGCCAGTGACGATCTATCAGTGATAGTTTCGCACGGTATGGTTTACAA TGACTTGCTACAAAACCCCTTGATAGTGCCAGTAAAGAAGCTGCAGACGCATGAACCACGCGAAGAATTCGGTGTACTCGATGTAGTTTGGCATCCAGTGCAGCCGTGGGTCTTCTCGTCAGGCGCAGATGCTACAATTAGACTTTATAcgtag
- the LOC129244659 gene encoding uncharacterized protein LOC129244659, producing MDSNGLKAEMVNDKVGAPPKSNHEDTGFTSCSTQLDIQGIKLTVRMLRMNAATMVFISPQGKESLNEMGIAFPACGTSVLPSSTTLFGPEYASNSQRLADLWSKRYKRQFIVSCNVQTNGIDGSLVEKAISEWVRVNVMA from the coding sequence ATGGACTCAAATGGATTGAAAGCAGAAATGGTTAATGATAAAGTTGGTGCACCGCCTAAAAGTAACCATGAAGATACCGGCTTTACCTCCTGCAGTACACAATTAGATATTCAGGGCATAAAGCTCACAGTTCGTATGTTGCGAATGAATGCAGCGACAATGGTTTTCATATCCCCGCAAGGAAAAGAAAGCCTAAACGAAATGGGTATTGCCTTTCCAGCCTGTGGTACGAGTGTGTTGCCTTCGAGCACGACATTATTTGGACCGGAATACGCCTCTAATTCACAACGATTAGCAGATCTATGGAGCAAACGTTACAAGCGCCAATTTATAGTAAGCTGTAATGTGCAAACAAATGGCATTGACGGATCTCTGGTAGAAAAGGCTATAAGCGAGTGGGTGCGTGTAAATGTAATGGcatga